The following coding sequences are from one Paenarthrobacter ureafaciens window:
- a CDS encoding DNA alkylation repair protein, translating into MAVSSAGTAAKTVPDAPVLSDVMAELAALEEPRHREVNVKHGDDHGVNLSKLRAVAKRLKTQQDLARELWATGDTAARLLALLICRPKASDRGELDRMLRESRTPKVQDWLVNYVVKKSPHAEDLRSAWFADPDPVVASAGWALTSERVVKKPEGLDLESLLDIIEARMKGVPDRLQWAMNQCLAQIGIEHPEHRARALDIGERLEVLKDYPTPPNCTSPFAPVWINEMVRRKSL; encoded by the coding sequence ATGGCTGTGAGTTCCGCTGGAACAGCGGCTAAAACCGTTCCCGACGCCCCGGTGTTGTCCGATGTCATGGCGGAGTTGGCTGCGCTGGAAGAACCGAGGCACCGCGAAGTCAATGTGAAACACGGCGACGATCACGGGGTCAATCTCAGCAAATTGCGGGCCGTTGCAAAGCGGCTGAAGACCCAACAGGATCTTGCCCGGGAGCTATGGGCTACCGGCGACACCGCGGCCCGGTTGCTGGCATTGTTGATCTGCCGGCCGAAGGCTTCTGACCGCGGGGAACTGGACCGGATGCTGCGGGAATCCCGCACTCCCAAGGTGCAGGACTGGCTCGTGAACTATGTGGTGAAGAAGAGCCCGCACGCCGAGGACCTCCGCAGCGCCTGGTTCGCTGACCCGGATCCTGTGGTGGCAAGTGCCGGGTGGGCGTTGACCTCCGAGCGCGTCGTCAAGAAACCTGAAGGCCTGGATTTGGAAAGTCTCTTGGACATCATCGAGGCACGCATGAAGGGCGTTCCGGACCGGTTGCAGTGGGCCATGAACCAGTGCCTCGCCCAGATCGGCATCGAACACCCGGAGCACCGCGCCCGGGCCTTGGACATCGGCGAACGCCTGGAGGTCCTGAAGGACTACCCGACTCCGCCCAACTGCACGTCGCCTTTTGCACCCGTTTGGATCAACGAGATGGTGCGCCGCAAGTCGCTGTAG
- a CDS encoding ABC transporter substrate-binding protein — MKSKKYLLPAAIAGVLAMSLTACGGGGGGGSTNGGGGASGDAANNLDGRGPITYVQGKDNSNVVRPLIEKWNAEHPDEKVTFKEQSDQADQQHDDLVQNFQAKNPNYDVMSVDLIWVAEFAAKGWLQPLKDKTAISTDGMLESTVKSATYNGTLYAAPQSSDGGILYYRGDLVPNAPKTWDEMMQMCDIAKQNNIGCYAGQFQKYEGLTVNAAEAINSAGGKIVDDSGKAAVNSAEAKAGLNNLVQAYKDGNIPTEAITFQEEQGRQAFEAGKLLFHRNWPYVYNLAKTDGSSTVKDTFKMAPLPGKDGPGASSLGGHNIAMSVYSKNKATVTDFIKFITSEETQRFYATQGSLAPVLTKLYDDQELVTALPYLPVLKTSIENAVPRPVTPFYPAVTKAVQDNAYAALKGEKTVDSAISDMQAAIESAGAK; from the coding sequence ATGAAATCGAAGAAGTACCTTCTTCCGGCAGCGATCGCCGGAGTCTTGGCTATGTCCCTCACTGCATGTGGCGGCGGGGGCGGGGGCGGAAGCACCAACGGCGGCGGCGGTGCAAGCGGCGACGCGGCCAACAACCTTGACGGCCGTGGGCCGATCACCTACGTACAAGGCAAGGACAACAGCAACGTTGTTCGGCCCCTGATCGAAAAGTGGAACGCCGAGCACCCGGACGAGAAAGTAACGTTCAAGGAGCAGTCGGACCAGGCTGACCAGCAGCATGATGACCTCGTCCAGAACTTCCAGGCAAAGAACCCGAACTACGACGTCATGAGCGTTGACCTGATCTGGGTAGCCGAATTTGCTGCCAAGGGTTGGCTGCAGCCGCTCAAGGACAAGACGGCTATCTCAACCGACGGCATGCTGGAGTCGACGGTCAAGAGCGCCACCTACAACGGCACGCTTTATGCAGCCCCGCAAAGCTCTGACGGCGGCATCCTCTACTACCGCGGCGACTTGGTGCCCAATGCGCCCAAGACGTGGGACGAGATGATGCAGATGTGCGACATCGCCAAGCAGAACAACATCGGTTGCTACGCCGGTCAGTTCCAGAAGTACGAGGGCCTTACGGTCAACGCCGCGGAGGCCATCAACTCTGCCGGCGGCAAGATCGTTGACGATTCCGGCAAGGCCGCAGTTAACTCCGCCGAGGCCAAGGCAGGCCTGAACAACCTGGTACAGGCTTACAAGGACGGCAACATCCCCACCGAGGCCATCACCTTCCAGGAAGAGCAGGGACGCCAGGCATTCGAGGCCGGCAAGCTCCTCTTCCACCGCAACTGGCCGTACGTTTACAACCTGGCCAAGACTGATGGTTCCTCCACCGTGAAGGACACCTTCAAGATGGCTCCGCTTCCCGGCAAGGACGGCCCTGGCGCTTCCTCGCTGGGTGGCCACAACATTGCCATGAGCGTCTACTCCAAGAACAAGGCAACGGTTACTGACTTCATCAAGTTCATCACCAGCGAAGAGACCCAGCGGTTCTACGCCACCCAGGGTTCACTCGCCCCGGTGCTGACCAAGCTGTATGACGATCAGGAACTTGTCACCGCGCTGCCTTACCTGCCGGTGCTGAAGACGTCCATCGAGAACGCCGTGCCGCGTCCCGTAACGCCGTTCTACCCGGCCGTCACCAAGGCTGTCCAGGACAACGCTTACGCAGCACTCAAGGGTGAGAAGACCGTTGATTCGGCGATCTCCGACATGCAGGCGGCAATCGAGTCGGCCGGAGCC
- a CDS encoding helix-turn-helix domain-containing protein: protein MDELEALQTIGRLIKEERLAQGISQVQLAKQAGTAIKTVRTLESGTRRTQEINQRKLENALGWRAGSVSEVLKGKSTFAPDQITPDDMRTTDGSRQASSPRMAVPAASNARASHLSDEELLAELTYRMMQRNRG, encoded by the coding sequence GTGGATGAACTCGAAGCACTGCAAACCATCGGACGACTCATCAAGGAAGAGCGGTTGGCCCAAGGGATAAGCCAGGTGCAATTGGCCAAGCAGGCCGGTACTGCCATCAAGACCGTCAGGACGCTGGAGTCGGGCACCCGCCGGACCCAGGAGATCAATCAGCGCAAGCTGGAGAACGCCCTGGGGTGGCGTGCCGGGTCGGTTTCGGAGGTCCTCAAGGGCAAATCCACCTTCGCGCCGGACCAAATCACTCCCGACGACATGCGGACCACTGACGGTTCCCGGCAGGCATCCAGCCCACGGATGGCCGTTCCGGCAGCCTCGAACGCCCGGGCCTCGCACCTCTCCGACGAGGAACTCCTTGCTGAACTGACGTACCGGATGATGCAACGCAACAGGGGCTGA